In Streptomyces sp. NBC_00569, a single genomic region encodes these proteins:
- a CDS encoding GntR family transcriptional regulator: MAELNGLADDRALLGRTSTAERVADILRSRIAEGYFPPGTRLSEDSIGGALGVSRNTLREAFRLLTHERLLVHQLNRGVFVRVLTVEDVEDIYLTRRLVECAVVRGLGRPPYDLGAVADAVSDGLRAAKEREWKGVSTANIHFHRELVALAGSARTDELMRSVFAELRLAFHVVDDPRRLHEPYLARNQQILETLEAGRRDDAERLLAQYLDDSREGLVDVYGRRVAKGEQPDG; encoded by the coding sequence GTGGCCGAACTGAACGGACTGGCGGACGATCGCGCGCTCCTCGGGCGCACCAGCACCGCCGAGCGGGTCGCGGACATCCTCAGGAGCCGCATCGCGGAGGGGTACTTCCCGCCCGGCACGCGGCTGTCAGAGGACAGCATCGGGGGCGCACTCGGTGTCTCGCGCAACACGCTGCGCGAGGCGTTCCGGCTGCTCACCCACGAGCGGCTCCTGGTGCACCAGCTCAACCGAGGCGTCTTCGTGCGTGTACTCACCGTCGAGGACGTCGAGGACATCTACCTCACGCGCCGCCTCGTCGAGTGCGCCGTCGTACGCGGCCTCGGCCGGCCCCCGTACGACCTCGGTGCGGTGGCCGACGCGGTCTCCGACGGGCTCCGAGCCGCGAAGGAGCGGGAGTGGAAGGGTGTCTCCACCGCCAACATCCACTTCCACCGGGAGCTCGTGGCGCTCGCGGGCAGCGCGCGGACCGACGAGCTGATGCGCAGCGTCTTCGCCGAACTGCGCCTCGCGTTCCACGTCGTGGACGACCCCCGCCGCCTGCACGAGCCCTATCTCGCCCGCAACCAGCAGATCCTCGAGACCCTGGAGGCGGGGCGCCGAGACGACGCCGAGCGGCTGCTCGCCCAGTACCTGGACGACTCCCGCGAGGGCCTGGTCGACGTGTACGGCCGGCGGGTCGCCAAGGGCGAACAGCCGGACGGCTGA